Proteins encoded together in one Chryseobacterium sp. G0201 window:
- a CDS encoding DMT family transporter, whose amino-acid sequence MNWIILIIAGLFEVAFASCLGKVKETTGTTMYFWFAGFLVSLTVSMLLLIKATQTLPIGTAYAVWTGIGAIGTVLMGIFFFKDPVSFWRIFFIITLVGSVIGLKAVSH is encoded by the coding sequence ATGAATTGGATCATCTTAATCATCGCAGGATTATTTGAAGTTGCTTTTGCATCTTGTTTGGGAAAAGTAAAAGAAACAACGGGAACTACCATGTATTTTTGGTTTGCAGGATTTTTGGTTTCGTTAACTGTAAGTATGCTTTTACTGATCAAAGCAACCCAAACCCTGCCAATCGGAACTGCTTATGCGGTATGGACAGGAATTGGAGCCATAGGAACCGTATTAATGGGGATTTTCTTTTTTAAAGATCCGGTAAGCTTTTGGAGAATATTTTTCATTATAACCTTAGTAGGTTCTGTGATTGGATTGAAGGCTGTTTCTCATTAA
- a CDS encoding Crp/Fnr family transcriptional regulator: MNIDEILDNIYPLPENSKLNLKNHITEVSHPKNFCLMEADKIVPHIYFIKKGIVRAYASTPENDITFWFGSEGQTVISMRSYVEDKPGYESIELLEDCELYKLETESLRKLFNEDIHIANWGRKFAERELVKTEELIISRQFKTALERYKDLMRDKSDLLKRVQLGHIASYLGITQVSLSRIRAEIK, from the coding sequence ATGAATATAGACGAAATCCTTGATAATATCTACCCTTTACCGGAAAACTCTAAGTTAAATTTAAAGAACCATATTACAGAAGTTTCTCATCCCAAAAACTTCTGTTTAATGGAAGCTGATAAGATAGTCCCTCATATTTACTTTATAAAGAAAGGAATCGTTCGTGCCTACGCCTCTACTCCAGAAAATGATATTACTTTTTGGTTTGGAAGTGAAGGTCAAACTGTGATCTCAATGAGGAGTTATGTTGAAGATAAACCCGGTTATGAAAGCATTGAATTGTTGGAAGACTGCGAATTATATAAACTTGAAACAGAGAGTTTAAGAAAATTATTTAACGAAGATATTCATATTGCCAATTGGGGGCGAAAATTTGCAGAAAGAGAATTGGTAAAAACTGAAGAACTCATTATATCAAGACAGTTTAAAACGGCTTTGGAGCGTTATAAAGACCTAATGCGTGATAAATCTGATCTTTTGAAACGAGTTCAATTAGGTCATATTGCTTCTTATTTAGGAATTACACAGGTGAGTTTGAGTAGAATTCGGGCGGAGATTAAGTGA
- a CDS encoding LacI family DNA-binding transcriptional regulator yields the protein MKRASIKDIARIAGFSVATVSYVLNKKEGSRISEATKEKILEVAETINYIPNKIAKSLKMSKSKLIGLILADISNDFYSNIARNIENEAMKFGYTLLIGSSDENPEKFRKLTELFSEQQVDGMILAPVVDSDEAVLKLLKEEYPIVTIDRYLKNVDIPGIMINNSEISESICEFLVEKNFEEIIYVGYDTRLPHLLDRQEGFDKRISNADIQYKKVLIGIDNITEEIYKGLDETLDLSKKTALYFSSNKLGIAGLSYLNQKNIKVPQDVSVIAFDETEAYSLFPTEISYVQQPLMEMAKEAIKILDAQIDNYVVDGRKITFPAKLINKNSVK from the coding sequence ATGAAAAGAGCTTCCATAAAAGACATCGCGAGAATTGCAGGATTTTCTGTTGCAACGGTCTCCTATGTTTTAAATAAAAAAGAAGGAAGCAGAATAAGTGAAGCTACCAAAGAAAAAATCCTTGAAGTGGCTGAAACGATTAATTACATCCCCAATAAAATTGCGAAAAGCCTGAAAATGAGTAAAAGTAAGCTGATAGGGCTTATTCTTGCGGATATTTCTAATGACTTTTATTCTAATATTGCAAGAAATATAGAGAATGAAGCGATGAAATTTGGTTATACTTTGCTTATCGGAAGTTCAGACGAGAATCCTGAAAAATTCAGAAAATTAACCGAACTTTTCTCAGAGCAGCAGGTTGATGGGATGATTTTAGCACCGGTAGTAGATTCTGATGAGGCTGTTTTAAAACTATTAAAGGAAGAATATCCGATAGTAACGATTGACCGTTATCTTAAAAATGTAGATATTCCCGGAATTATGATCAATAATTCTGAAATCTCAGAAAGTATCTGCGAGTTTTTGGTTGAGAAAAATTTTGAAGAAATTATCTATGTAGGATATGATACGAGACTTCCACATCTGTTGGACAGACAGGAGGGATTTGATAAACGTATTTCCAATGCAGATATTCAATATAAAAAAGTATTAATCGGTATTGATAATATCACGGAAGAGATTTATAAAGGTCTTGATGAAACTTTAGATCTATCTAAGAAAACGGCTTTATATTTTTCTAGTAATAAGCTTGGTATTGCAGGATTAAGCTATTTAAACCAGAAAAATATTAAAGTTCCGCAAGATGTATCAGTAATTGCTTTTGATGAAACGGAAGCGTACAGCCTTTTTCCTACTGAGATCAGTTATGTGCAGCAACCTTTAATGGAAATGGCAAAAGAAGCCATAAAAATACTTGATGCTCAGATTGATAATTATGTAGTTGACGGTAGAAAAATAACTTTTCCAGCTAAATTGATTAATAAAAATTCAGTAAAATAA
- a CDS encoding carbohydrate kinase family protein, with amino-acid sequence MINENPYVVCFGEVLWDIFPEGTRAGGAPFNAAYNVYKMGTDVKMLSRIGNDELGKKLTDQIKGWGLTTEYIQVDNEHPTSTVIAKIDEHNEATYDIVNHVAWDYIDFLPEHKELISNAEAFIFGSLSARNPKSKETLLKLIEFAKLKIFDVNFRPPFIDIDLIKELLHKADIVKMNKAEMRQIMEFLSEEYISEDESVTFIQNHFNIKEIVLTKGSKGARYFVGDRNYGFGAVPIKIADTVGSGDAFLAGFISKRIQEKSPEEIMKEAISLGAFITSKSGACPDYEYEEFQKFKN; translated from the coding sequence ATGATAAATGAAAATCCTTATGTAGTATGTTTTGGTGAAGTGCTTTGGGATATATTTCCTGAAGGTACCAGAGCGGGGGGAGCGCCTTTCAATGCAGCATATAATGTGTACAAAATGGGAACTGATGTTAAGATGCTAAGCAGAATCGGTAACGACGAGCTTGGAAAAAAACTAACAGACCAGATAAAAGGTTGGGGATTGACCACAGAATATATTCAGGTTGACAATGAACATCCTACAAGCACGGTAATTGCAAAAATTGATGAACATAATGAAGCAACCTACGATATTGTAAATCATGTAGCTTGGGATTATATTGATTTTTTACCTGAACATAAAGAATTGATATCCAATGCTGAAGCTTTTATTTTCGGAAGTCTTTCTGCAAGAAACCCAAAATCCAAAGAAACGCTTTTAAAACTTATAGAATTCGCAAAACTTAAAATATTTGACGTTAATTTCAGACCGCCATTCATTGATATTGATTTAATCAAAGAACTTTTGCACAAAGCAGATATCGTAAAAATGAACAAAGCTGAAATGAGACAGATCATGGAGTTTCTAAGCGAAGAATACATTAGTGAAGACGAGAGTGTAACTTTCATTCAGAATCACTTTAACATTAAAGAAATTGTGCTTACGAAAGGAAGTAAAGGGGCAAGGTATTTTGTTGGAGACAGAAATTATGGATTTGGAGCTGTTCCGATTAAAATTGCAGACACAGTAGGAAGTGGAGACGCTTTCCTTGCAGGATTTATTTCTAAAAGAATTCAGGAGAAAAGTCCTGAAGAAATCATGAAAGAAGCTATTTCTTTAGGTGCATTTATTACTTCAAAATCAGGTGCTTGCCCGGATTATGAGTATGAAGAATTTCAAAAATTTAAAAACTAA
- the fucP gene encoding L-fucose:H+ symporter permease yields MNSAKFTEKKYLVVFSFVISLFFFWAIALTMGDVLNKHFQNVLSISKSKSGLVQLSIFGAYALMGIPAGLFMKKFGYKLGVILGLSLFAGGCFLFIPAANNMSFDFFRVALFILAMGMATLETVAHPFVAALGDERTSDQRVNFAQSFNGLGAIIGPLLGGFFIFGAGQEDNSLDSVKSLYAWIGIVILVITIIFFFIKVPSLKDPHAEEIEMLEHATGEDHHHDSDPNAPLWKQRHFIFAVVAQFFNIAAQGGTWAFFINYGVEKMHLQETQASYYFSLSMAMMMIGRFVGTFLMKYIAPNKLLAIFTACNIVLCLIISQSFGWVSFISLIMLNLFLSVMYPTIFSLGLKRLGNKVQQASSFLVMAMFGGAVFPPIMGKIAETDVAHAYLLPIICYVIIIVFALKFYKPKTLK; encoded by the coding sequence ATGAATTCAGCTAAATTTACTGAAAAGAAGTACCTTGTTGTATTCTCTTTCGTGATCTCCCTGTTCTTTTTCTGGGCTATTGCTCTGACGATGGGAGATGTATTAAACAAGCATTTTCAAAATGTTCTTAGTATTTCCAAATCAAAATCCGGATTGGTACAGCTTTCCATCTTCGGAGCTTATGCTTTAATGGGAATTCCTGCGGGACTTTTCATGAAAAAATTTGGATATAAACTAGGAGTTATTTTGGGATTGTCATTGTTTGCAGGCGGATGTTTTCTATTTATTCCTGCGGCGAACAATATGTCATTTGATTTCTTTAGGGTAGCATTATTTATCCTTGCGATGGGGATGGCGACTTTAGAAACTGTGGCTCACCCTTTTGTTGCGGCATTAGGTGATGAGAGAACGAGTGATCAGAGAGTAAACTTTGCTCAGTCTTTTAATGGATTGGGAGCGATTATCGGCCCTTTATTAGGAGGGTTTTTCATCTTTGGAGCAGGACAGGAAGATAATTCTTTAGACTCTGTAAAAAGCCTCTATGCTTGGATCGGGATCGTGATTTTAGTAATTACCATTATTTTCTTTTTCATTAAAGTTCCAAGTTTAAAAGATCCTCACGCTGAAGAAATTGAAATGCTTGAACACGCTACAGGTGAAGATCACCATCATGACAGCGATCCAAATGCACCACTTTGGAAGCAGAGACATTTCATTTTTGCCGTAGTTGCTCAGTTTTTCAATATTGCAGCACAAGGTGGAACATGGGCGTTCTTCATTAATTATGGAGTAGAAAAAATGCATCTTCAGGAAACTCAGGCTTCATATTATTTCTCTTTAAGTATGGCAATGATGATGATCGGACGTTTTGTAGGAACATTCTTAATGAAATATATTGCTCCAAATAAGCTTTTAGCCATCTTTACAGCTTGTAATATTGTGCTTTGTCTTATCATTTCTCAAAGTTTCGGATGGGTTTCATTCATTAGCTTAATTATGTTGAATTTATTCTTAAGCGTAATGTATCCTACGATTTTCAGTCTTGGTCTTAAAAGATTAGGAAATAAAGTTCAGCAGGCATCATCTTTCTTGGTAATGGCGATGTTCGGAGGAGCAGTTTTCCCTCCAATTATGGGTAAAATTGCAGAAACAGACGTTGCACATGCTTATTTATTGCCAATTATCTGTTATGTGATCATTATTGTGTTTGCTTTAAAATTCTACAAACCAAAGACGCTTAAATAA
- a CDS encoding carbohydrate porin — translation MNTNVFKYSFWFLIIAIQFSNAQILITNKKFSLGSSGRIGAGYSPNADGRTGQQLNLNNQGSLGGRMDQGDYVEFLPAFHFSPLVKGDSTKMTQIDVQTRLSFYSGGTFLGNINTKSNHGMIVSLPEAFVEARNIMGSDWDVWAGSRFLRYEDVHIADYFYFDDHSATGWGVRHKNTRFSMFFPAAIDTLASNSTPYSYTNVISGTKSLIYRQREVFVLEQTIPFKNSNHKLKLLAEFHNVDKSGKNSVEQYPSDKGWVLGAKLNTNLKTKLPGSFNQISLRYGGGIANGGDGGNTQTWRTYGAPDEVTKTYKGAYSLTAVEHILLNLSDRWSVNAYAVYTQSKGGANSDNKAIDYYNREIFNKKSEFNTGLRATYYFNNWFHIVSELHFATRKDGNQDPASMTKLVLAPTLVPTAERSVWARPHIRLIAELSRYNDQALNSLYSPFLQQSGAKRFGTYFGVRTEWWVF, via the coding sequence ATGAACACAAATGTTTTTAAATATAGTTTTTGGTTTTTGATTATTGCTATTCAATTTTCAAACGCACAGATTTTGATTACAAATAAAAAGTTTTCGCTTGGATCATCAGGTAGAATTGGTGCAGGCTATTCTCCCAATGCAGACGGAAGAACCGGTCAGCAATTAAATCTAAATAATCAGGGATCACTTGGTGGAAGAATGGATCAGGGAGATTATGTAGAATTTTTACCTGCATTTCATTTTTCTCCTTTGGTGAAAGGTGACAGTACAAAAATGACCCAAATAGATGTGCAGACAAGATTGAGTTTTTATTCCGGCGGAACATTTTTAGGAAATATAAATACAAAGTCTAATCACGGTATGATTGTTTCTTTGCCGGAAGCCTTTGTTGAAGCCAGAAATATCATGGGGAGTGATTGGGATGTGTGGGCTGGATCTCGATTTTTAAGATATGAGGATGTACACATTGCAGATTATTTTTACTTTGATGATCACTCAGCTACTGGTTGGGGAGTAAGACATAAAAATACAAGATTCTCAATGTTTTTTCCTGCTGCGATCGATACTTTGGCTAGTAATTCAACTCCCTATTCTTATACAAATGTGATCAGCGGTACAAAAAGTTTGATCTACAGACAAAGAGAAGTATTTGTATTAGAGCAGACTATTCCGTTTAAAAATAGTAATCATAAACTGAAACTTCTTGCAGAGTTTCATAATGTAGATAAATCCGGGAAAAATTCTGTGGAACAGTATCCATCAGATAAAGGCTGGGTTTTGGGAGCAAAATTAAATACCAATTTAAAAACAAAACTTCCGGGATCATTTAACCAAATTTCCTTGAGATACGGAGGCGGAATTGCCAACGGGGGTGATGGCGGGAATACCCAAACATGGCGAACTTACGGGGCTCCGGACGAAGTTACAAAAACTTATAAAGGTGCATACTCTTTAACTGCCGTTGAACATATTTTGCTAAATCTTTCTGATAGATGGTCTGTAAACGCTTACGCTGTTTATACCCAAAGTAAAGGTGGGGCAAACAGTGATAACAAAGCTATAGATTACTACAACCGCGAAATTTTTAATAAAAAATCTGAATTTAATACAGGGTTAAGAGCAACGTATTATTTCAATAATTGGTTCCACATTGTTTCCGAATTGCATTTTGCAACAAGAAAGGATGGAAATCAGGATCCAGCATCAATGACAAAATTGGTTTTGGCTCCAACACTTGTTCCAACAGCTGAAAGAAGCGTTTGGGCAAGGCCACACATCAGATTGATTGCAGAATTATCAAGATACAACGATCAGGCGTTGAACAGTCTTTATTCACCATTTTTGCAACAATCTGGAGCTAAAAGATTCGGAACTTATTTTGGCGTAAGAACAGAGTGGTGGGTATTTTAA
- a CDS encoding sugar phosphate isomerase/epimerase family protein: MNVKFGASLLSWITPNWNPEAGKYAIEKTAKAGFDLIEILLPPSMEFNAKEVKQQLKDNNLDVVCSLNLPKEAHIAFHPEAAEKLMKRAVDKTSELETNFLGGVLHGGIGAFSGNPLTENEAETIVEVWSNVADYAKEKGVNIAIEPINRYETYVCNTAKNVLDLISKTGKDNLFLHLDTFHMNIEENNFYDPIILAGNKLKHVHMTESHRGMLGEGTVNWSELFKALKEINFEGNLVLENFSSSIPGMQQMVSLWQKSPHDAEDLASGSLEFMKHHI; encoded by the coding sequence ATGAATGTAAAATTTGGAGCTTCACTTCTTTCATGGATCACCCCAAACTGGAATCCTGAAGCCGGAAAATATGCAATAGAAAAAACGGCAAAAGCAGGTTTTGATTTAATTGAAATTTTGCTTCCTCCGTCAATGGAATTCAATGCTAAAGAAGTAAAACAGCAGCTTAAAGATAATAATCTTGATGTTGTTTGTTCATTAAATCTTCCAAAAGAAGCTCATATTGCTTTTCATCCTGAGGCTGCAGAAAAGTTGATGAAACGGGCTGTAGACAAGACCTCAGAATTAGAAACTAATTTTTTAGGAGGCGTTCTTCATGGCGGAATCGGAGCATTTTCGGGAAATCCATTAACTGAAAATGAAGCTGAAACTATTGTTGAAGTTTGGAGCAACGTTGCAGATTATGCCAAAGAAAAAGGTGTAAATATTGCAATTGAACCCATCAACCGTTACGAAACTTATGTTTGTAATACAGCAAAAAATGTTTTAGATCTGATCTCAAAAACAGGAAAAGATAATTTATTTCTTCATTTGGATACTTTCCACATGAATATTGAGGAGAATAATTTTTATGATCCTATTATTCTTGCCGGAAACAAGCTAAAACACGTTCACATGACAGAATCTCACCGCGGAATGTTGGGTGAAGGTACTGTAAATTGGAGCGAACTTTTTAAAGCTTTAAAAGAGATCAATTTTGAAGGGAATTTAGTTCTTGAAAATTTTTCATCCTCGATTCCCGGGATGCAACAGATGGTTTCTTTATGGCAGAAATCCCCACATGATGCCGAAGATTTGGCTAGTGGCAGTTTAGAATTTATGAAACATCATATTTAG
- the era gene encoding GTPase Era encodes MHKAGFVNIVGKPNAGKSTLLNELMGEKLAIVTQKAQTTRHRIFGIYNEEDLQIVFSDTPGVLDPKYGLQEKMMDFVKDSLQDADVFLFIVDVTDKSEPSEFLIEKLNKIPVPVLLLLNKVDQTDQAGLERLVEEWHARIPKAEILPISALNAFNTDIILPKLKSMLPESPAYYDKDQYTDKPERFFVNEAIREKILLNYDKEIPYSVEVVTEQFKEKEGIIFIDSIIYVERDTQKGIIIGHKGEAIKKVGTEARLDLEKFFSKKIHLNLFVKVKKDWRKNDRDLKNFGYR; translated from the coding sequence ATGCACAAAGCAGGATTTGTAAATATAGTTGGGAAACCAAATGCCGGAAAATCTACCTTATTAAATGAGTTAATGGGGGAAAAGTTGGCTATTGTAACTCAAAAAGCACAAACAACACGTCACAGAATTTTTGGAATTTATAATGAAGAAGACCTACAGATCGTATTTTCGGATACACCTGGAGTTTTAGATCCTAAATATGGTCTTCAGGAAAAGATGATGGATTTTGTAAAGGATTCTTTGCAGGATGCCGATGTTTTCCTTTTCATTGTAGATGTTACGGATAAATCTGAACCTTCAGAATTTTTGATTGAAAAACTAAATAAGATCCCGGTTCCTGTTTTACTTTTATTAAATAAAGTAGATCAGACAGATCAGGCTGGTTTGGAAAGATTGGTAGAGGAGTGGCATGCAAGGATTCCTAAAGCTGAAATTCTTCCTATTTCTGCGTTAAATGCATTCAATACCGATATTATTCTTCCTAAATTAAAGTCGATGCTTCCTGAAAGCCCGGCTTATTACGATAAAGATCAGTATACCGATAAACCTGAAAGATTTTTCGTGAATGAGGCTATTCGTGAGAAAATTCTTTTGAATTATGACAAAGAAATTCCATACTCTGTAGAAGTTGTTACAGAGCAGTTCAAGGAAAAAGAAGGAATAATTTTCATTGATTCAATTATTTATGTTGAAAGAGATACCCAAAAAGGGATTATTATCGGACATAAAGGAGAAGCAATTAAAAAAGTAGGAACAGAAGCAAGATTGGACTTAGAAAAGTTTTTCTCAAAAAAAATACACTTGAATTTATTCGTTAAAGTGAAAAAAGATTGGAGAAAAAATGATAGAGATTTAAAAAATTTCGGATACCGATAG
- a CDS encoding DoxX family protein produces MNYLNSKSNPIYVDIILLIVRVFIGFAMLSHGFPKLQMLLEGGDIKFFDFLGLGSKISLVLTVAAEFACSILLILGLFTRISLGFLIFTMIIAGFVVHGSDPFEKKELSLIYLSVYLLLMAYGAGKFSVDYMIEKRRRASDW; encoded by the coding sequence ATGAACTATTTAAACTCAAAGTCTAACCCGATTTATGTAGATATTATTCTGTTAATTGTAAGAGTATTTATAGGGTTTGCGATGCTTTCTCACGGTTTTCCAAAACTTCAGATGTTACTTGAAGGTGGAGATATTAAATTCTTTGATTTTCTGGGACTTGGTTCTAAAATATCTTTAGTATTGACTGTTGCAGCAGAATTTGCATGTTCAATTCTTCTTATATTGGGACTTTTTACAAGGATTTCATTGGGATTTTTGATCTTTACAATGATCATTGCAGGTTTTGTGGTTCATGGGTCAGATCCATTTGAAAAGAAAGAATTAAGCTTAATTTATTTATCTGTATATCTTCTTTTAATGGCTTACGGAGCCGGAAAATTCTCTGTAGATTACATGATTGAAAAGAGAAGAAGGGCTTCTGATTGGTAA
- a CDS encoding alpha/beta hydrolase family protein has translation MKIKLTVCLLAFLNFYEAQENITYQKPSAEILKLADYERPPSVLMNSKKDWIVFTYRPTYKTLEDLSQQEMKLGGLRINPVTNISSTATYSNNLKVRKLNDKVEVQVKNLPVNPKITYTSFSPDEKKLAFTNTTSKGVELWIVDLETATAKKITGDNLNANLGSPYVWYKDSQNVLIKTLPQNRGTLIDSSKDLPTGPIVSTADGKVSQNRTYQDLLKNPQDEKNFEILTASDIYNVDLNGNLKKVKEQDLYSGLSFSPDGNYMMATTIKKPFSYIVPLNRFPMTTTVYDINGNVIKVVNEVPLNEIMPKGFSSVRTGKRDMSWRSDMPATLAYAEALDGGDQSKTVDYRDEIFTWEAPFNAAPKSFFKTKQRYEGTSWTNDHFAIVYEGWYDTRNTKSYLVDLNNNESKVIDDRNYQDVYSDPGNFNTTKNQFGRTVVDMKGGKSYLIGDGFTKDGQHPFIDEMDMKTLKKKRLYTSNIKNAKEEIIDILNPSKGEVLTIQQSASQYPNYFKKNIKSNKTETVTNFANPFESIKDVYKEVITYKRNDGVTLTGTLYLPANYDRKAKKEKLPLLIWAYPTEYKDKNTAGQNTQNPNDFTFPYYGSFVYWTTKGYAVLDDAAFPIIGEGKTEPNDTFITQLVANGRAAIDAVDQLGYIDRTKVAVGGHSYGAFMTANLLTHSKDYACGIARSGAYNRTLTPFGFQSEQRNYWDVPEIYNAMSPFMNADKMKTPLLLIHGDADNNPGTFTLQTERYFQALKNLGAPVKMVLLPKEAHGYQAKENILHLLWEQDQFLEKCLKK, from the coding sequence ATGAAGATAAAGCTAACTGTCTGTCTCCTTGCGTTTCTTAATTTCTATGAAGCTCAGGAAAATATTACTTATCAAAAGCCGTCTGCAGAAATCCTTAAATTGGCAGATTACGAAAGACCTCCAAGTGTTTTAATGAACAGCAAAAAAGACTGGATTGTTTTCACTTACCGTCCGACTTATAAAACTTTGGAAGATCTTAGCCAGCAGGAAATGAAGCTGGGGGGATTGAGAATTAATCCTGTAACCAATATTTCAAGTACAGCAACATACTCAAACAATTTGAAAGTTAGAAAACTGAATGATAAGGTTGAAGTTCAGGTTAAAAATTTACCTGTAAATCCTAAAATTACTTATACTTCTTTCTCACCGGATGAAAAAAAACTGGCTTTTACAAATACAACAAGCAAAGGAGTAGAACTTTGGATCGTTGATCTGGAAACTGCTACCGCAAAGAAAATAACCGGAGATAATCTGAATGCCAATTTAGGAAGTCCATATGTTTGGTATAAAGATTCTCAGAATGTATTAATTAAAACGCTTCCTCAAAACAGAGGAACGTTAATTGATTCGAGTAAAGATCTTCCAACAGGCCCGATCGTTTCTACAGCAGACGGAAAAGTTTCTCAAAACAGAACGTATCAGGATTTGCTTAAAAATCCACAGGATGAAAAAAACTTTGAAATTCTTACAGCTTCTGATATTTACAACGTTGACTTAAACGGAAACTTGAAGAAAGTAAAAGAACAGGATCTATATTCCGGATTAAGTTTTTCACCGGACGGAAATTATATGATGGCAACTACGATCAAGAAACCATTTTCATATATCGTTCCATTAAACAGATTTCCAATGACCACAACGGTTTATGATATTAACGGAAATGTTATAAAAGTGGTGAATGAAGTTCCGCTTAACGAAATAATGCCCAAAGGATTTTCTTCTGTACGTACAGGGAAAAGAGACATGAGCTGGAGAAGCGATATGCCAGCAACATTGGCTTATGCTGAAGCTTTAGATGGCGGAGATCAGTCTAAAACCGTAGATTACAGAGATGAGATATTTACTTGGGAAGCACCATTTAATGCAGCTCCAAAATCTTTCTTTAAAACAAAACAAAGATATGAAGGTACGAGTTGGACAAACGATCATTTTGCCATCGTTTACGAAGGTTGGTACGACACAAGAAATACAAAATCTTATCTGGTTGATTTAAATAATAATGAATCTAAAGTAATTGATGATAGAAATTATCAGGATGTCTACAGCGATCCGGGGAATTTCAATACAACAAAAAACCAATTCGGAAGAACAGTTGTTGATATGAAAGGTGGAAAATCTTATCTTATCGGAGATGGGTTTACAAAAGACGGCCAACATCCATTTATCGATGAAATGGATATGAAAACGTTGAAAAAGAAAAGACTTTACACATCCAATATAAAGAATGCAAAAGAAGAGATTATTGATATTCTGAATCCTTCAAAAGGAGAAGTGTTGACAATTCAGCAGTCTGCAAGTCAGTATCCTAATTATTTTAAGAAAAATATTAAGTCTAATAAAACAGAAACGGTAACCAATTTCGCCAATCCTTTTGAAAGCATTAAAGATGTTTATAAAGAAGTAATTACTTACAAAAGAAACGATGGAGTTACTTTAACGGGAACGCTTTATCTACCTGCAAATTATGACAGAAAAGCGAAGAAAGAAAAACTTCCTTTGTTGATCTGGGCGTATCCGACAGAATATAAAGATAAAAATACGGCCGGACAAAATACCCAAAATCCAAACGACTTTACGTTCCCATACTACGGTTCTTTCGTTTATTGGACGACCAAAGGATATGCAGTTTTGGATGATGCCGCTTTCCCGATCATTGGAGAAGGAAAAACAGAGCCGAATGATACATTTATCACTCAGTTAGTTGCCAACGGTAGAGCTGCAATTGATGCTGTGGATCAGCTAGGATACATCGACAGAACTAAAGTTGCAGTGGGAGGTCACTCTTACGGTGCTTTTATGACTGCCAACCTTCTGACACATTCTAAAGATTACGCTTGCGGAATTGCAAGAAGTGGAGCATACAACAGAACATTGACGCCTTTTGGTTTCCAGAGCGAACAGAGAAATTACTGGGATGTTCCGGAGATCTACAACGCAATGTCACCATTTATGAATGCAGATAAAATGAAAACTCCATTACTTCTGATTCATGGTGATGCAGATAATAATCCGGGAACTTTCACTTTGCAGACGGAAAGGTATTTCCAGGCATTGAAAAACCTCGGAGCACCTGTAAAAATGGTTCTTTTACCTAAAGAAGCTCACGGTTATCAGGCTAAAGAGAATATTCTTCACCTTCTTTGGGAACAGGATCAGTTCCTTGAGAAATGTTTGAAAAAATAA
- a CDS encoding HAD family hydrolase produces the protein MNNAITTIAFDADDTLWINEPYFQEAERKFCILLENFLPQHSVSQELFKTEMQNLPLYGYGVKGFMLSMIETISRVSENTASLELINKTLEIGKKLLQKPVELFDGVTETLDQLKGSYKLVIATKGDLLDQERKLKNSGLQDYFHHIEIMSDKKESDYRKLLKHLDCQPENFLMLGNSIKSDILPVLEIGGFAAHIPYHITWSHEQHEHHLEHDRFIELKNMKEVISYLDTKNIF, from the coding sequence ATGAATAATGCTATAACGACAATTGCTTTTGACGCAGACGATACTTTATGGATCAACGAACCTTATTTTCAGGAAGCTGAAAGAAAATTTTGTATTCTTCTTGAAAATTTTCTTCCACAACATTCTGTATCTCAGGAATTATTTAAAACAGAAATGCAGAATCTTCCTTTGTACGGCTATGGAGTGAAAGGTTTTATGTTATCTATGATCGAAACAATCAGCAGAGTTTCCGAAAATACGGCTTCTCTCGAGCTTATCAATAAAACCCTTGAAATCGGAAAAAAACTTCTTCAAAAACCTGTCGAATTATTTGATGGCGTTACCGAAACATTAGATCAATTAAAAGGAAGCTACAAGCTTGTAATAGCCACCAAAGGAGATTTGCTGGATCAGGAACGAAAACTTAAAAATTCCGGATTACAGGATTATTTTCATCATATTGAAATCATGAGTGATAAAAAAGAGTCTGATTATAGAAAATTGCTAAAACATCTCGACTGTCAGCCTGAAAACTTTTTGATGCTCGGAAATTCCATAAAATCAGATATTTTACCTGTTTTGGAAATTGGTGGATTTGCGGCTCATATTCCCTACCATATTACCTGGAGCCACGAACAGCATGAACATCATTTGGAACATGATCGTTTTATAGAATTGAAAAATATGAAGGAAGTAATTTCTTATTTAGACACTAAAAATATTTTTTAA